From a region of the Chitinophaga caseinilytica genome:
- the yajC gene encoding preprotein translocase subunit YajC: protein MGGWGSMIFFGGMILVMWLFMIRPQTKKAKAQKTFIDSLREGDKIVSIAGIHGKVKKINDNGTLQVEVSPGTFFTMERSAISMEYTNAQNKPADAAK from the coding sequence ATGGGCGGCTGGGGCAGCATGATCTTCTTCGGTGGCATGATCCTCGTTATGTGGCTCTTCATGATCCGTCCGCAAACTAAAAAGGCAAAAGCGCAGAAAACGTTCATCGACAGCCTCCGTGAAGGCGATAAAATAGTTTCCATCGCCGGTATCCACGGTAAAGTGAAGAAAATCAACGACAACGGCACCCTTCAGGTAGAAGTGAGCCCCGGCACCTTCTTCACCATGGAACGTTCCGCCATCAGCATGGAATACACCAACGCGCAGAACAAACCTGCCGACGCTGCCAAATAA
- a CDS encoding FecR family protein — protein MTGQQTARKETRRLTLPDGTQVWLNTASTLRYAEDFGRKARTVYLSGEAYFDVAQDGELPFIIHTGHISTTVLGTAFNIRAYPGQADVIVAVSSGKVKVQYGKEKSATLTGGQLVKVRPEFIHDDAPRNIATKDAAPWKDGNMLYDGEKLADIISDLERTYDVRIRLARPDLGEEPVSTEFRRDIGAEAALKILCKLTDSRLTLADGTYLIH, from the coding sequence ATGACCGGTCAGCAAACGGCCCGCAAGGAAACGCGGCGGCTGACCCTGCCCGATGGCACCCAGGTTTGGCTCAATACCGCCAGCACCTTGCGATACGCGGAAGACTTCGGGCGAAAGGCCCGCACCGTCTATCTTTCAGGAGAAGCCTATTTCGATGTAGCACAGGATGGCGAACTGCCTTTCATCATCCACACCGGTCATATCTCCACCACCGTACTCGGAACGGCTTTCAACATCCGCGCATATCCCGGCCAGGCAGACGTGATCGTGGCCGTGAGCAGCGGGAAGGTAAAAGTGCAGTACGGGAAAGAAAAATCGGCCACGCTCACCGGCGGGCAACTCGTGAAAGTACGGCCGGAATTCATCCATGACGATGCGCCACGCAACATCGCCACGAAAGACGCCGCTCCCTGGAAAGACGGCAACATGCTGTACGACGGAGAAAAGCTGGCCGATATCATCAGCGACCTGGAACGCACCTACGACGTGCGCATCCGGCTGGCACGGCCGGATTTGGGGGAAGAGCCGGTATCTACCGAGTTCCGGCGCGACATTGGCGCGGAAGCGGCCTTGAAAATACTGTGCAAATTGACGGATAGCCGGCTCACACTGGCAGATGGGACCTATTTAATTCATTAA
- a CDS encoding FKBP-type peptidyl-prolyl cis-trans isomerase, protein MKKIYLGLIALAGITLAVACKKDKDDQPPYDYDKQAAIDEQTIKDYIAKNNLTGFQRDTTGVYWKVLQNGEGGDTIKLTDRFNISYKGWLLNGTRFDSANTTTFDDVRLGTTGLIPGFKVGLQKTTKKGKVLYFIPSVLGYRNADRGTIPPNSVLKFEVTLNNYYY, encoded by the coding sequence ATGAAGAAAATTTACCTTGGCCTGATCGCCCTGGCCGGCATCACCCTGGCCGTAGCCTGCAAGAAAGATAAAGACGACCAACCGCCGTACGACTACGATAAACAGGCCGCCATCGATGAACAGACCATCAAGGATTATATCGCCAAAAACAACCTCACCGGCTTTCAGCGCGATACGACCGGGGTATACTGGAAAGTGCTGCAGAACGGCGAAGGCGGGGATACCATCAAGCTGACCGACCGTTTCAACATCTCCTACAAAGGCTGGCTGCTGAACGGTACCCGGTTCGATTCCGCCAACACCACCACCTTCGACGACGTGCGCCTCGGCACCACCGGCCTCATTCCCGGGTTCAAAGTAGGCTTGCAGAAAACGACCAAAAAAGGGAAAGTGCTGTATTTCATTCCCTCCGTACTGGGATACCGCAATGCCGACCGCGGGACCATTCCGCCGAACAGCGTGCTGAAGTTCGAAGTAACGCTGAACAACTATTACTATTGA
- a CDS encoding co-chaperone GroES, with protein sequence MKMAKSKLSIKPLADRVIVKPAAAEEKTAGGIIIPDTAKEKPQRGTVVAAGPGKKDEPVSVKVGDTVLYGKYSGTEISLEGEDYLIMRESDILAVV encoded by the coding sequence ATCAAAATGGCTAAAAGCAAATTGAGTATCAAACCTCTGGCAGACAGGGTGATCGTAAAACCCGCAGCAGCTGAAGAAAAAACCGCAGGCGGCATCATCATCCCCGACACGGCTAAAGAAAAACCGCAACGCGGAACGGTGGTAGCAGCCGGCCCCGGTAAAAAAGATGAACCCGTGAGCGTGAAAGTAGGTGACACCGTGCTGTACGGCAAGTACTCCGGTACCGAAATCAGCCTCGAAGGGGAAGACTACTTGATCATGCGCGAATCCGACATCCTCGCTGTAGTTTAA
- a CDS encoding RNA polymerase sigma-70 factor: protein MQRSPVHMAPSVMQEHRFLEVFRDQEARLFALALRMTKSAEFAQDLVQETFLKLWEHREQMPDIRNMDAWLYRVMENRLMDFLRKAAADERLRERIWTALAQEPPSPATITEAREYHALVSKAIDQLPPQRRLIYRLNREEGMSYLEIADELKISRHTVKNQLSSALQAIRAFLVKTTGPLSVLLTFFISNRNISPLLRLPSIYTPFYVWKNGYITFLNVIATTPVPGRNMKNSSPCCNRQTTTRPFAS from the coding sequence ATGCAACGATCGCCCGTTCATATGGCCCCTTCCGTAATGCAGGAACACCGGTTCCTGGAGGTTTTCCGCGACCAGGAGGCCCGCCTCTTCGCGCTGGCACTGCGCATGACGAAATCCGCCGAATTTGCGCAAGACCTCGTGCAGGAAACTTTCCTCAAACTCTGGGAACACCGCGAGCAAATGCCCGACATCCGCAACATGGACGCCTGGCTGTACCGCGTGATGGAAAACAGGCTGATGGACTTCCTCCGCAAAGCTGCGGCCGACGAGCGGTTACGGGAGCGGATATGGACCGCCCTCGCACAGGAGCCCCCTTCCCCCGCTACCATCACCGAAGCCAGGGAATACCACGCCCTCGTTTCCAAAGCCATCGACCAACTGCCGCCCCAACGCCGGCTGATCTACCGCCTCAACCGCGAAGAAGGCATGAGCTACCTCGAGATCGCCGACGAACTGAAAATCTCCCGCCACACCGTCAAAAACCAGCTTTCCTCCGCCCTCCAGGCCATCCGCGCCTTTCTCGTCAAAACCACCGGGCCGCTGTCTGTGCTGCTGACTTTTTTTATTTCCAATAGGAACATTTCCCCGCTGCTCCGTCTTCCTTCCATATACACCCCATTCTACGTATGGAAGAACGGATACATTACCTTTTTAAACGTTATCGCGACAACGCCTGTACCCGGCAGGAATATGAAGAATTCTTCGCCCTGCTGCAACAGGCAGACCACGACGAGGCCGTTCGCCAGCTGA
- a CDS encoding FKBP-type peptidyl-prolyl cis-trans isomerase has translation MKDHIPGWRIGLPLISKGGRILMYIPARLAFANIGIPGRIPPNSILICDVTLIDIRK, from the coding sequence TTGAAAGATCATATTCCCGGCTGGCGCATCGGCCTTCCCCTTATCTCGAAAGGCGGCCGCATACTCATGTACATCCCGGCCCGGCTGGCATTCGCCAACATCGGCATCCCCGGCAGGATCCCGCCGAATTCCATCCTCATCTGCGACGTCACCTTAATCGATATCAGAAAATAA
- the groL gene encoding chaperonin GroEL (60 kDa chaperone family; promotes refolding of misfolded polypeptides especially under stressful conditions; forms two stacked rings of heptamers to form a barrel-shaped 14mer; ends can be capped by GroES; misfolded proteins enter the barrel where they are refolded when GroES binds), with translation MAKQIFFNTDARNKMKKGVDTLANAVKVTLGPKGRNVVIEKKFGAPGVTKDGVTVAKEIELEDPIENMGAQMVKEVASKTADIAGDGTTTATVLAQAIIGEGLKNVAAGANPMDLKRGIDKAVKAVVENLKKQSEKVGNDNKKIEQVAAISANNDSEIGKLIAEAMRKVTKDGVITVEEAKGTETTVEVVEGMQFDRGYLSPYFITNSEKMQAELQNPYILIYDKKISTMKDILHILEKVAQQGAPLVIISEDLEGEALATLVVNKLRGTLKVAAVKAPGFGDRRKEMLQDIATLTAGVVISEEQGYKLENADLTYLGRAESVTIDKDNTTVVGGKGKKADIQARINQIKSQIEVTTSDYDREKLQERLAKLSGGVAVLYVGAATEVEMKEKKDRVDDALHATRAAVEEGIVAGGGVAFIRAIEGLEKIKGENEDELTGIAIVKRAIEEPLRQITANAGIEGSIVVQKVKEGKGDFGFNARTETYEKMLAAGVIDPTKVARIALENAASIAGMLLTTECVIADKPEPKSAAPAMPGGGHGMGMDY, from the coding sequence ATGGCAAAGCAAATATTTTTCAATACAGACGCCCGCAACAAAATGAAGAAAGGCGTCGACACCCTGGCAAACGCGGTGAAAGTAACCCTCGGCCCCAAAGGCCGTAACGTGGTGATCGAAAAGAAATTCGGCGCTCCCGGCGTAACCAAGGACGGTGTTACCGTTGCTAAAGAAATCGAACTGGAAGACCCCATCGAGAACATGGGTGCCCAAATGGTAAAGGAAGTTGCTTCCAAAACCGCTGACATCGCCGGCGACGGTACCACCACCGCCACCGTGCTGGCCCAGGCCATCATCGGCGAAGGCCTCAAAAACGTAGCTGCAGGCGCTAACCCCATGGACCTGAAACGCGGTATCGACAAAGCCGTGAAAGCCGTGGTAGAAAACCTGAAAAAACAATCCGAAAAAGTTGGCAACGACAATAAAAAGATCGAACAGGTAGCTGCTATCTCCGCCAACAACGACAGCGAGATCGGTAAACTGATCGCCGAAGCCATGCGCAAAGTGACCAAAGACGGCGTTATCACCGTTGAGGAAGCGAAAGGCACCGAAACCACCGTAGAAGTGGTAGAAGGTATGCAGTTCGACCGTGGCTACCTCTCCCCCTACTTCATCACCAACAGCGAAAAAATGCAGGCCGAGCTGCAGAATCCCTACATCCTGATCTACGACAAGAAGATCAGCACCATGAAGGACATCCTGCACATCCTCGAGAAAGTGGCCCAGCAAGGCGCTCCCCTCGTGATCATCTCCGAAGACCTCGAAGGTGAAGCACTGGCTACCCTGGTGGTAAACAAACTCCGTGGCACCCTGAAAGTGGCCGCTGTGAAAGCCCCCGGCTTCGGCGACCGCCGCAAGGAAATGCTGCAGGACATCGCTACCCTCACCGCAGGTGTGGTAATCTCCGAAGAACAAGGTTACAAACTGGAAAACGCCGACCTGACTTATCTCGGCCGCGCTGAATCCGTAACCATCGATAAAGACAACACCACCGTTGTAGGCGGTAAAGGCAAAAAAGCCGATATCCAGGCCCGCATCAACCAGATCAAGTCCCAGATCGAGGTTACTACCTCCGACTACGATCGTGAGAAACTGCAGGAACGCCTGGCCAAACTGAGCGGCGGTGTAGCCGTGCTCTACGTTGGCGCTGCCACCGAAGTGGAAATGAAAGAGAAGAAAGACCGTGTAGACGACGCCCTGCACGCAACCCGCGCTGCCGTTGAAGAAGGCATCGTTGCCGGTGGCGGTGTAGCGTTCATCCGCGCGATCGAAGGCCTCGAAAAAATCAAAGGCGAGAACGAAGACGAACTGACTGGTATCGCTATCGTTAAACGCGCGATCGAGGAGCCCCTCCGCCAGATCACCGCTAACGCAGGTATCGAAGGTTCCATCGTGGTACAGAAAGTAAAAGAAGGTAAAGGCGACTTCGGTTTCAACGCCCGCACCGAAACTTACGAGAAAATGCTGGCCGCCGGTGTAATCGACCCCACGAAGGTTGCCCGCATCGCCCTGGAAAACGCCGCATCCATCGCTGGTATGCTGCTGACCACCGAATGCGTGATCGCCGACAAACCCGAACCCAAATCCGCTGCTCCCGCAATGCCGGGCGGTGGTCATGGCATGGGCATGGATTACTAA
- the nusB gene encoding transcription antitermination factor NusB: MQTLYAMDTMEQETVKPGTAMSLLNEKLDQTCQVFTYLLYSMARVAQYAETDAQQRASKHLPSAEDLAVNTKVAGNDFVFQVLNDKGFLVNMDTWKLRRLEDTDLTRKLYNQLADTEAYKAYIAAPSRDKASEKHIVEFIFSDILEKNELFIQHMEDNFLHWGDDADMMGILVGNYLSKPQLFNFLQLISREKLEYARDLLSTVLNKKDYCLELIRPKLQNWDPERIAAVDMLLMEMGVCEFLYFPTIPTKVTINEYIDLAKAYSTPQSGQFVNGILDNILKDLTQANLIEKTDRNRK; encoded by the coding sequence ATGCAAACTCTGTATGCCATGGACACCATGGAGCAGGAAACGGTGAAACCGGGCACTGCCATGAGTTTGCTGAATGAGAAACTGGACCAGACGTGCCAGGTATTCACTTATCTCCTGTACTCTATGGCCCGCGTGGCCCAGTATGCGGAGACGGACGCGCAGCAGCGGGCCTCCAAGCACCTACCCAGCGCCGAAGACCTCGCCGTGAACACCAAGGTGGCAGGGAACGATTTCGTGTTCCAGGTGCTGAACGACAAAGGGTTCCTCGTGAACATGGACACCTGGAAGCTCCGCCGCCTGGAAGATACCGATCTCACCCGCAAACTCTACAACCAGCTCGCCGATACGGAAGCCTATAAGGCGTACATCGCCGCCCCCTCGCGCGATAAAGCCTCCGAAAAACACATCGTGGAATTCATCTTTTCCGATATTCTGGAGAAAAATGAACTGTTCATCCAGCACATGGAAGACAATTTCCTCCATTGGGGCGATGATGCAGACATGATGGGCATCCTGGTAGGCAACTACCTCTCCAAGCCCCAGCTCTTCAACTTCCTCCAGCTCATCAGCCGCGAAAAACTGGAATACGCCCGCGATCTCCTCAGCACCGTCCTCAATAAAAAAGACTACTGCCTGGAGCTCATCCGGCCCAAGCTCCAGAACTGGGACCCCGAGCGCATCGCCGCGGTAGACATGCTGCTGATGGAAATGGGCGTCTGCGAGTTCCTCTATTTCCCCACCATTCCCACGAAAGTGACCATCAATGAATATATCGACCTGGCCAAAGCCTACTCCACGCCGCAAAGCGGGCAGTTCGTCAACGGCATCCTCGATAATATCCTCAAAGATCTCACCCAGGCTAACCTGATCGAGAAAACGGACCGTAACCGTAAATAA
- a CDS encoding SusC/RagA family TonB-linked outer membrane protein, whose amino-acid sequence MRISILAILLTFNGILVAADGAGQDIRKVVVSVDLNNVSLRQALREIGSLADCSFTYKTRDLEGYGNVTYRAAGIPVGKLLDALLLPKGLQYEQMNDHIVIKKIPPGNAFEAIPAEAPDFDGGIRGIVRTPDGRPLPFATVQIAGTSQGTVADDEGRYSIGGLKAGTYTLNASAIGHKAQTVTVSVTDGFTVADFTMEANDSQLSEVVVTALGIKRDERSLGYARQGVKGENLTFTKEQNVLGSLAGKIAGVQVTGASGASMGGTQKIKIRGVNSLSGADQPLIVIDGTPISNANFAVFDGADYGNLAQDINPEDVESVEVLKGPAASALYGIRGQYGVIMITTRKGSKGPKKVNVTLNSAFSLEKAGNFMPMQNIYGAGNSQTWKTNAAGEKVVQMDWDESWGTKMDGTPARQVFSYYPMDPDYGKLTPFVAHPDNVKDYYETGYTFNNGVSVTGGNQNTAFRLSYNNTSIGGIEPNTWLKRNNLGFSGSLDLLPNLTVTTNLNYATNQAQRPKQGSEDGARFMVQWFQRNMDMRRLKAYKYPDGRMLGWSIAVPTAANPEPSLTNWNNPYFLAYESPANDGRDRFFGDVGLTYEVIPGLKLSGFARGDMFTQNIQTRHGFGGIGDPFYSIGKYQNTEMNYEFLAQYSRNWNDFSLNANVGANSYRRQYSYMYGETVGGLTSPDWFNLEASKDRPLIENYYSEKKIRSMYGLVSFGYKNRYFLEATLRNDNSSTLIQDNNSYWYPSVSASYVFSDDLKWKPLSYGKLRLSYAQAGSDLNVYETSNNFGVGTIYTLPDKSVVNTLYVRDRLINPKIEPSFAHSYEAGVDLKFLNNRIGLDFTWYLQKNVNQIINLPLSSTGGFATTIINAGLIRNKGFEIALSATPVVTKNFTWQTVFNLNRNRNMVVELAPGQNVFPLDNTRYSQVDSYLNSYVGEPFGSLIGKAYQRDSATGKILLGDNNMPLYTSATHNFGSVLPDMTGGWQNTFRIGKFDVGAMIDWQKGGQFFSRTWMLAHKTGIAPATAEINDRGKNVRDPVSEGGGVKVSGISATTKQPVEAYVDARAYWRNVMGTHVYEEWLEDATYVKLREVRIGYTFDKLRLGRLPVQSINLAFIARNPAMIYQKAPKGLDPSELSTGATSISWRESGQANTVRSYGMNLIVNF is encoded by the coding sequence ATGAGAATATCCATCCTGGCCATCTTATTGACTTTCAACGGAATCCTCGTCGCGGCCGACGGCGCCGGGCAGGATATCCGGAAAGTCGTCGTTTCCGTAGACCTGAACAACGTTTCGCTCCGCCAGGCGCTGCGCGAGATCGGGTCTTTGGCCGACTGCTCGTTCACCTACAAAACCCGCGACCTCGAAGGCTATGGCAACGTGACGTACCGCGCGGCCGGCATTCCCGTCGGCAAGTTGCTCGACGCCCTGTTGCTGCCCAAGGGATTGCAGTATGAACAGATGAACGACCACATCGTTATCAAGAAAATCCCCCCCGGCAACGCCTTCGAAGCCATTCCTGCGGAAGCTCCTGATTTCGACGGCGGCATCCGCGGCATCGTGCGCACTCCAGACGGGCGGCCCCTGCCCTTCGCCACCGTGCAGATCGCCGGCACCTCGCAGGGCACCGTGGCCGACGATGAAGGCCGGTACAGCATCGGCGGGCTCAAAGCCGGGACTTACACGCTGAACGCCAGCGCCATCGGGCATAAAGCGCAAACCGTCACCGTTTCCGTAACGGACGGGTTCACCGTCGCCGATTTTACCATGGAAGCCAACGACAGCCAACTGTCTGAAGTAGTGGTAACGGCCCTGGGCATCAAGCGCGACGAGCGCTCGCTCGGCTACGCGCGCCAGGGCGTGAAGGGCGAGAACCTCACTTTCACCAAAGAACAGAACGTGCTGGGATCGCTCGCGGGCAAGATCGCGGGGGTGCAGGTGACCGGGGCCTCCGGCGCCAGCATGGGCGGCACACAGAAAATAAAGATCCGCGGCGTCAACTCGCTGTCGGGCGCCGACCAGCCGCTCATCGTCATCGACGGTACGCCGATCTCCAACGCCAACTTCGCCGTTTTTGACGGCGCCGATTACGGGAACCTGGCGCAAGACATCAATCCTGAAGACGTGGAAAGCGTGGAAGTGCTCAAAGGCCCCGCGGCATCGGCGTTGTACGGCATCCGCGGTCAATACGGCGTGATCATGATCACCACCCGCAAAGGCAGCAAGGGGCCGAAGAAAGTGAACGTGACCCTCAACTCCGCATTCTCCCTGGAAAAGGCCGGCAACTTCATGCCCATGCAAAACATCTACGGCGCCGGCAATTCGCAGACCTGGAAAACGAACGCGGCCGGTGAAAAAGTCGTGCAAATGGACTGGGATGAAAGCTGGGGAACGAAGATGGACGGAACGCCCGCCCGCCAGGTGTTCAGCTACTACCCCATGGACCCCGATTACGGCAAACTGACGCCGTTCGTGGCCCATCCGGACAATGTGAAAGATTACTACGAAACCGGCTATACGTTCAACAACGGCGTGAGCGTGACCGGCGGCAATCAGAATACCGCCTTCCGGCTCAGCTACAACAATACCAGCATCGGCGGCATCGAGCCGAATACCTGGCTGAAACGGAACAACCTCGGGTTCAGCGGCTCGCTCGACCTGTTGCCCAACCTCACCGTGACCACCAACCTGAACTACGCCACCAACCAGGCGCAGCGCCCGAAACAGGGATCGGAAGACGGCGCGAGGTTTATGGTACAGTGGTTCCAGCGGAACATGGACATGCGCCGGCTGAAAGCATACAAATACCCCGACGGGCGCATGCTGGGTTGGAGCATCGCCGTACCAACGGCCGCCAATCCCGAGCCCTCGCTCACCAACTGGAACAACCCTTATTTCCTGGCGTATGAAAGTCCTGCCAACGACGGCCGCGACCGCTTCTTCGGCGACGTGGGGCTGACGTATGAGGTCATTCCCGGCCTGAAGCTCAGCGGATTTGCGCGGGGCGACATGTTCACGCAGAACATACAGACGCGGCACGGGTTCGGGGGGATAGGCGATCCGTTTTACTCGATCGGTAAATACCAGAACACGGAAATGAACTATGAATTCCTGGCGCAATATTCCAGGAACTGGAACGATTTTTCGCTGAACGCCAACGTGGGCGCGAACAGCTACCGGCGCCAATACAGCTATATGTACGGCGAAACGGTGGGCGGGTTAACGAGCCCGGACTGGTTCAACCTCGAAGCGTCCAAAGACAGGCCGTTGATCGAGAATTATTACAGCGAGAAAAAGATCCGGAGCATGTACGGCCTCGTTTCTTTCGGGTATAAAAACCGTTACTTCCTGGAAGCCACGCTCCGCAACGATAATTCTTCCACCCTCATCCAGGACAACAATTCCTACTGGTACCCTTCCGTTTCCGCGAGCTACGTGTTCAGCGACGACCTGAAATGGAAACCGCTTTCCTACGGCAAGCTGCGCCTCAGCTATGCGCAGGCCGGCAGCGATCTCAACGTGTACGAGACCAGCAACAACTTCGGCGTGGGAACGATCTACACGTTGCCCGACAAATCGGTGGTGAACACCCTGTACGTCCGCGACCGGCTGATCAACCCGAAAATCGAGCCGTCGTTCGCGCATTCGTATGAAGCAGGCGTTGACCTGAAATTCCTCAACAACAGGATCGGCCTGGATTTCACGTGGTACCTCCAGAAAAACGTCAACCAGATCATCAACCTGCCCCTTTCCAGCACCGGCGGGTTTGCGACCACGATCATCAACGCGGGGCTCATCCGGAACAAGGGCTTCGAAATTGCGCTGAGCGCAACGCCGGTCGTAACCAAAAACTTCACCTGGCAAACCGTCTTCAACCTGAACCGCAACCGGAACATGGTAGTGGAACTGGCGCCGGGACAGAACGTTTTCCCGCTGGACAATACGCGGTACTCGCAGGTGGACAGCTACCTGAACTCCTACGTGGGCGAGCCTTTCGGCAGTCTGATCGGGAAAGCTTACCAGCGGGATTCCGCGACGGGCAAGATTTTGCTCGGCGATAACAACATGCCGCTGTACACCTCGGCCACGCACAACTTCGGCTCCGTATTGCCCGACATGACGGGCGGATGGCAGAATACGTTCAGGATCGGGAAGTTTGACGTGGGCGCGATGATCGACTGGCAGAAGGGCGGGCAGTTTTTCAGCCGCACCTGGATGCTGGCCCACAAAACCGGGATCGCTCCGGCCACCGCCGAAATCAACGACAGGGGCAAAAACGTGCGCGACCCGGTATCTGAAGGCGGCGGGGTAAAAGTGAGCGGTATTTCCGCTACCACCAAACAACCCGTGGAAGCCTACGTGGACGCCAGGGCATACTGGCGGAACGTGATGGGCACGCATGTGTACGAAGAATGGCTGGAAGACGCAACCTACGTGAAGCTGCGCGAAGTGCGGATCGGATATACGTTTGACAAGTTGCGCCTGGGACGGCTGCCCGTTCAAAGCATCAACCTGGCCTTCATTGCCCGCAACCCGGCGATGATCTACCAGAAAGCCCCCAAAGGCCTCGACCCGTCGGAGCTTTCGACCGGCGCCACGTCTATCAGCTGGCGCGAAAGCGGGCAGGCCAACACCGTGCGCTCTTATGGTATGAACCTTATTGTGAACTTTTAA
- the coaE gene encoding dephospho-CoA kinase (Dephospho-CoA kinase (CoaE) performs the final step in coenzyme A biosynthesis.) — translation MRIIGITGGIGSGKTTVAKIFALLGIPVFYADEAAKDIMVRDKQLAEQIRRHFGDAAYFPDGSLNRKHIADIVFHDKEELDILNSLVHPATIRDSETWARQQNAPYVIKEAALMFETESFHHVDKVITVYAPEALRIRRVMQRDSTDRNAVIARMHKQLDEQIKRKLADYVVYNDEQQMVIPQVLALHETFLTFS, via the coding sequence ATGCGCATCATCGGAATCACCGGCGGCATCGGCTCCGGAAAAACCACCGTGGCGAAGATCTTCGCCCTTCTCGGCATCCCCGTTTTTTATGCCGACGAAGCCGCTAAAGACATCATGGTCCGCGATAAACAACTCGCCGAACAGATCCGCCGCCATTTCGGCGACGCGGCGTATTTCCCCGACGGCTCCCTCAACCGCAAACACATCGCCGACATCGTGTTCCACGACAAGGAAGAGCTCGATATCCTCAACTCCCTCGTCCACCCCGCCACCATCCGCGATTCCGAAACCTGGGCCCGGCAGCAAAACGCCCCCTACGTCATCAAGGAAGCCGCGCTCATGTTCGAAACCGAATCTTTCCACCACGTCGATAAAGTCATCACCGTTTACGCCCCGGAAGCCCTCCGCATCAGGCGCGTCATGCAGCGCGACAGTACCGACCGCAACGCCGTGATCGCCCGGATGCACAAGCAGCTCGACGAGCAGATCAAGCGAAAGCTGGCAGATTACGTGGTGTATAACGACGAACAGCAAATGGTTATCCCCCAGGTGCTGGCGCTCCACGAAACTTTTTTAACTTTTTCTTAG
- a CDS encoding DUF1573 domain-containing protein produces the protein MKATFPVFFAAVLALGACNNSQSGSKAPADSPSVVKNAPAGAKPVISFEKQVHNFGKIVAGEVVEYSFKFKNIGGSDLLITRAEASCGCTIPEWPKAPIRPGDSAYIQVKFDSKGRPEGYTEKEIFIEANTEPAANTGPRITAEIVAKK, from the coding sequence ATGAAAGCGACCTTTCCCGTCTTTTTCGCCGCCGTGCTCGCGCTCGGCGCCTGTAACAACAGCCAAAGCGGCAGCAAAGCGCCGGCCGACAGCCCATCCGTGGTAAAAAACGCCCCGGCAGGTGCCAAACCCGTCATCTCTTTCGAGAAACAGGTGCATAATTTCGGCAAGATCGTGGCCGGCGAAGTGGTCGAATATTCCTTCAAGTTCAAAAACATCGGCGGCAGCGACCTGCTGATCACCCGCGCCGAGGCTTCCTGCGGATGCACCATCCCGGAATGGCCGAAAGCGCCCATCCGCCCCGGCGATTCCGCATACATCCAGGTGAAATTCGATTCCAAGGGCCGCCCGGAAGGGTACACCGAAAAGGAAATCTTCATCGAAGCCAACACGGAACCCGCCGCCAACACTGGCCCGCGCATTACAGCGGAGATCGTGGCAAAGAAATAG